A part of Thermodesulfovibrionales bacterium genomic DNA contains:
- a CDS encoding cation:proton antiporter → MDVSDFFLKLLVILLSAKLFAELFALMNLPTVLGEVVAGIIIGPSLLGIIVPDATFYLLAEIGILLLLFEVGLETDVGQLVKVGLQSSLVALTGVLLPALAGFWISNQIFHLPFIVSLFIGGTLVATSIGITVRVLVDLKKQHTKIAKIVLGAAVLDDIAGVIILAVLYDFAVTGKIEIINTAKVMGFITVFLLIAPLFTKLLVPVISRLSSISRTKGMIPTIIVSLILGLAVISHGVGAPEILGSFAAGIALARRFFLPLGATIEHYSHELAERIEVNMKPIIDLFVPVFFVIVGASINLKVIDFTSPLFWQIALLLTLGAVTGKMLSGIWVRGGIKAKLSTGIAMVPRGEVGLIFAEVGKKSGIFDDTIYAVMVFVVALTTLFAPLLLRYSMKGEK, encoded by the coding sequence ATGGATGTATCAGATTTTTTCTTAAAACTTCTTGTAATTCTTCTCAGCGCAAAACTATTTGCAGAGTTATTCGCCTTAATGAACCTTCCTACTGTTCTCGGAGAGGTTGTAGCAGGAATAATAATAGGGCCGAGCCTTCTTGGAATAATCGTCCCTGATGCAACATTTTATCTCCTTGCTGAAATAGGAATCCTTCTTCTTCTCTTTGAGGTTGGACTAGAAACAGATGTAGGTCAACTTGTTAAAGTAGGTCTTCAATCATCGCTCGTTGCTCTTACGGGTGTACTGCTGCCAGCCCTTGCCGGCTTCTGGATAAGCAATCAAATCTTTCATCTTCCATTTATTGTATCTCTTTTTATCGGAGGAACTCTGGTGGCAACAAGCATCGGTATTACTGTTAGAGTGCTTGTTGATCTTAAAAAACAACATACAAAGATTGCAAAGATCGTTCTGGGTGCCGCTGTTCTCGATGATATTGCCGGTGTTATAATACTGGCTGTGCTTTATGATTTCGCTGTCACTGGAAAGATTGAGATTATCAATACTGCAAAGGTAATGGGATTCATTACAGTCTTTTTATTAATTGCACCTTTGTTTACGAAGCTTCTTGTTCCAGTTATATCAAGACTTTCCTCCATAAGCAGGACAAAGGGTATGATACCAACTATTATCGTCTCCCTGATTCTCGGGCTCGCGGTCATATCCCATGGTGTTGGAGCTCCTGAAATACTCGGCTCATTTGCAGCAGGAATTGCCCTTGCAAGAAGATTCTTTCTTCCACTTGGTGCTACAATAGAACATTACAGCCATGAGCTTGCAGAAAGAATAGAGGTGAATATGAAGCCAATTATAGACCTCTTTGTACCTGTGTTTTTTGTAATAGTTGGTGCATCAATTAATTTAAAGGTGATTGACTTTACATCTCCCCTCTTCTGGCAGATAGCCCTGTTACTTACTCTTGGAGCAGTTACAGGCAAGATGTTGAGCGGCATATGGGTCAGAGGGGGGATCAAAGCAAAGCTTTCCACCGGAATCGCAATGGTTCCAAGAGGAGAGGTTGGCTTAATATTTGCAGAGGTTGGTAAAAAAAGTGGAATATTTGACGACACCATTTATGCGGTAATGGTATTCGTGGTTGCCCTGACAACTTTATTTGCACCATTATTATTAAGGTATTCAATGAAAGGAGAGAAATAA
- a CDS encoding anthranilate synthase component I family protein has translation MVLIVNGRWLGKSGDTFYRLRAKKIFFLTDLEELRRLLFRGREYFIIISYDLTSELLDLKIKKSILPPIILIEIGDPEEVLPVISPYFLNLLSLTLEDHAFKERVIKIKELISDGTIYQINLTNRFDFKFNGAPESLFYNFHLNQPVPYSFYLHTGDFYIISGSMELFLEKQEKVIRSKPIKGTASSARELIHSEKDRAENLMITDMMRNDLGMIAEPGSVRVTELFKITEYRTLFQMHSTVEAVTKSDFINIIKATFPPASVTGAPKKKAVEVIECLEPHPRSYYCGCGGMLRSDGDFVLSVLIRTAIGSSDRLSYYTGCGIVWDSEPEKELSELYLKLKAFYRQEIMHSERHYLAARVS, from the coding sequence ATGGTCCTGATTGTTAACGGAAGGTGGCTCGGTAAGAGTGGTGATACTTTTTACAGGCTCAGAGCAAAAAAAATATTTTTTTTGACAGATCTCGAAGAATTAAGAAGACTGCTTTTCAGGGGAAGAGAGTATTTTATAATTATTTCCTATGACCTTACATCTGAACTTCTTGATTTGAAGATAAAAAAATCTATTTTACCTCCAATAATACTTATAGAGATAGGTGATCCTGAGGAGGTCCTGCCTGTTATATCACCTTATTTTTTAAATCTTCTTTCTCTTACACTTGAGGATCATGCTTTTAAGGAGAGGGTTATTAAGATTAAGGAACTGATTTCAGATGGTACAATTTACCAGATAAACCTTACCAATAGATTTGATTTTAAATTTAATGGAGCTCCTGAATCATTATTCTACAATTTTCATCTTAACCAGCCTGTTCCCTATTCATTTTACCTCCATACAGGAGATTTCTATATAATTTCAGGATCTATGGAGTTATTTCTTGAAAAGCAGGAAAAGGTCATCAGGAGCAAACCAATCAAGGGTACAGCCAGTTCAGCCCGGGAGCTTATTCATAGTGAAAAGGACAGGGCAGAAAACCTAATGATTACTGATATGATGAGAAATGACCTTGGCATGATTGCCGAACCCGGAAGCGTCAGGGTTACAGAGCTCTTTAAGATTACCGAATACCGTACCCTTTTTCAGATGCATTCAACAGTGGAGGCAGTTACAAAAAGCGATTTTATTAATATAATAAAGGCAACCTTTCCGCCTGCCTCTGTCACTGGTGCGCCTAAGAAAAAGGCTGTTGAGGTGATAGAGTGTCTTGAGCCACATCCAAGGAGTTATTACTGTGGCTGCGGTGGTATGCTCAGGTCAGATGGAGATTTTGTCCTCTCTGTCCTTATAAGGACTGCTATAGGTAGCAGTGATAGATTATCCTATTATACTGGCTGTGGAATTGTCTGGGATTCTGAGCCTGAAAAAGAGCTATCAGAACTTTATCTGAAGCTCAAGGCTTTTTACAGGCAAGAAATAATGCATTCAGAAAGACATTATCTAGCAGCCAGGGTCTCTTAA
- a CDS encoding aminotransferase class IV: MIDLSSIPWRTLLYGEGVFETILWRGKTEKLLRHYRRLRNSADFLKIPCPSFEEFFEKIERETGGKRDLYVKFCLFSSGDTRYDVLPDNYKIMVIVKPYRRLKNVRLTLSPFRRNSRDPLVYHKTINYLFNILVKRKAVTEGFDDAVILNERDEVTECSSSNIIIIKDGIFMTPAIECGLLRGTTLSALMERFDIKEVRAGIQELMDADFLIITNSISGAVPVTGFMDIEFPVAHEIIDEFNRIIEEENREWS, translated from the coding sequence ATGATTGACCTCTCATCCATACCGTGGAGGACACTTCTTTATGGAGAAGGAGTCTTCGAGACCATCCTCTGGAGAGGAAAGACAGAAAAACTTCTGAGACACTATAGAAGACTGAGAAATTCAGCAGATTTTTTAAAGATTCCCTGTCCATCCTTTGAGGAGTTTTTTGAAAAAATAGAAAGAGAGACAGGCGGAAAAAGAGATCTTTATGTGAAATTCTGCCTTTTCTCTTCAGGAGATACCAGATATGATGTCCTTCCTGATAATTATAAAATTATGGTGATTGTAAAGCCATACAGAAGACTTAAGAACGTTAGGCTCACACTCTCTCCTTTCAGAAGGAATTCAAGAGATCCGCTTGTATATCACAAAACCATTAACTATCTTTTCAATATACTTGTAAAGAGAAAGGCAGTAACAGAGGGATTTGATGATGCTGTTATATTAAATGAAAGAGATGAAGTTACAGAATGTTCATCTTCAAATATTATAATAATAAAAGATGGAATTTTCATGACACCTGCCATTGAATGCGGGCTTCTCAGGGGAACCACATTGAGTGCATTGATGGAGAGATTTGATATAAAAGAGGTCAGAGCTGGCATTCAGGAGCTCATGGATGCTGATTTTCTAATAATTACAAACAGCATATCCGGTGCCGTTCCGGTTACAGGTTTTATGGACATTGAATTTCCGGTAGCCCATGAAATAATCGATGAGTTCAACAGGATAATTGAGGAGGAGAACAGGGAATGGTCCTGA
- the pyrF gene encoding orotidine-5'-phosphate decarboxylase, with the protein MLVKERIILALDTYEPEYALQLVDRFSEDIEIFKVGLELFAAGGPDIVQNIIKRGKKVFLDLKLHDIPNTVSRTAKIATRLGVFMLNMHASGGLEMMRRTRDTVVETCLKENLPRPRLIGVTLLTSLSPEAVRNELCIPHSIRTHVKHLSRLAFNAGLDGVVASGQEIETIKNHCGKNFLVVVPGIRMSWNPPDDQNRTVTPREAFRAGADYIVLGRAIMREEDPLKALRLVLLDLMATG; encoded by the coding sequence ATGCTGGTTAAAGAGCGTATAATACTTGCCCTAGATACCTATGAGCCAGAATATGCCCTTCAACTTGTCGACAGATTTTCAGAGGATATAGAGATATTTAAGGTAGGACTTGAGTTATTTGCTGCAGGAGGACCGGATATTGTTCAGAACATAATAAAGAGAGGCAAAAAGGTCTTTCTTGACCTAAAGCTTCATGATATCCCAAATACTGTTAGCAGAACCGCTAAGATAGCTACAAGACTGGGAGTTTTTATGTTAAACATGCATGCATCAGGCGGTCTTGAGATGATGAGGCGGACAAGGGATACAGTCGTTGAAACCTGTCTTAAGGAAAATCTTCCGAGGCCAAGGTTAATAGGTGTAACCCTTCTTACGAGTTTGAGTCCCGAGGCTGTAAGAAACGAGCTCTGCATACCCCACAGCATACGTACCCATGTAAAACACCTTTCAAGGCTTGCCTTTAACGCTGGACTTGATGGTGTAGTGGCTTCAGGTCAGGAAATAGAAACTATAAAGAATCACTGCGGCAAAAATTTTCTTGTTGTTGTCCCTGGAATAAGAATGTCATGGAATCCACCTGATGATCAGAATAGGACTGTAACACCGCGAGAGGCGTTCAGGGCCGGAGCAGACTATATTGTTCTTGGCAGGGCTATAATGCGCGAGGAAGATCCGCTTAAGGCCTTGAGGCTTGTTCTTCTTGACCTGATGGCAACAGGATGA
- the dcd gene encoding dCTP deaminase, with protein MNDRWIREMAKKGMIEPFSPEQVREGVISYGISSYGYDMRIADEFKIFTNINATVVDPKNFDSRSLVDFKGDVCIIPPNSFVLGYSVEYFRIPRDVIVICLGKSTYARCGLVVNVTPLEPEWEGHVTIEISNTTPLPAKIYANEGIAQLIFLKGIEVCEVSYADKTGKYQSQKGITLPKV; from the coding sequence ATGAACGACAGATGGATAAGGGAGATGGCTAAGAAAGGAATGATAGAACCCTTCAGCCCTGAACAGGTCAGAGAAGGGGTAATCTCTTATGGAATAAGCTCTTACGGTTATGACATGAGGATAGCTGATGAATTTAAGATATTCACAAACATAAATGCCACAGTTGTCGATCCAAAGAATTTTGATTCCAGAAGCCTTGTTGACTTCAAAGGTGATGTTTGCATAATACCTCCCAATTCTTTTGTTCTTGGATACTCTGTTGAGTACTTCAGAATTCCGAGGGATGTAATAGTAATATGTCTTGGAAAATCTACATACGCAAGGTGCGGTCTTGTGGTCAATGTCACACCCCTTGAGCCTGAATGGGAAGGGCATGTAACCATTGAGATATCAAATACAACACCTCTTCCAGCAAAGATTTATGCCAATGAAGGCATTGCACAGCTCATATTTCTTAAAGGGATAGAAGTCTGTGAAGTATCCTATGCCGACAAAACAGGTAAGTACCAGTCCCAGAAAGGTATAACACTTCCAAAGGTCTGA
- the cimA gene encoding citramalate synthase, which translates to MKRIEIYDTTLRDGAQSEDVSFSVEDKLRITEKLDEFGIPFIEGGWPGSNPRETEFFKKAKKLKLKNSKLVAFGSTCRPRHRPSEDALMKELLEASTEVITIFGKTWDFHVKEALRCTLDENLKLIFDSISYLKKRVPLVFFDAEHFFDGYKRNPDYALKCIKEAESAGADRIILCDTNGGSLPGEIAEIVRAVKKEIKIPIGIHAHNDSDCAVSNSIIAVQEGAVQVQGTINGLGERCGNANLCSVIPNLQIKLGYRCLSDENLRKLRDVSRFVNEIANLRHFKRQPFVGDSAFAHKAGVHVSAILKNPETYEHIRPELVGNSQRVLLSDLAGKSNIIRKAQEFGIRLNTDSPELKDLLSTLKELENQGFQFEAAEASFELLMKKHLGLYRKFFELLGFRVIVEKRKDGSEPFSEATIMVKVAGHIEHTAATGDGPVNALDNALRKALERFYPALKNVKLHDYKVRVLQPGKGTAAKVRVLIESGDEHERWGTVGVSENIIEASWQALVDSIEYKLLKIKQ; encoded by the coding sequence ATGAAGAGGATTGAGATATACGATACAACTCTCAGAGACGGTGCACAATCTGAGGATGTATCCTTTTCTGTAGAAGATAAGCTCCGTATTACTGAGAAGCTTGATGAATTCGGAATTCCTTTTATTGAAGGTGGCTGGCCCGGTTCTAATCCCAGAGAGACAGAGTTTTTCAAAAAGGCAAAGAAGCTTAAATTGAAGAATTCAAAGCTCGTTGCCTTTGGAAGTACCTGCAGACCAAGGCACAGACCATCTGAGGATGCCCTTATGAAGGAGCTTCTTGAGGCTTCCACTGAGGTCATTACCATATTTGGGAAAACCTGGGATTTCCATGTAAAGGAGGCACTGAGGTGCACTTTAGATGAGAATCTGAAACTCATTTTTGATTCAATAAGCTATCTTAAAAAAAGGGTGCCACTTGTATTTTTTGATGCAGAACATTTCTTTGATGGATATAAGAGGAATCCTGATTATGCTCTTAAATGTATTAAGGAAGCAGAATCTGCGGGAGCAGACAGGATTATACTGTGCGATACAAATGGAGGCAGCCTTCCTGGTGAGATAGCAGAGATCGTAAGGGCTGTTAAGAAAGAGATAAAAATACCTATTGGAATTCATGCCCATAATGATTCTGACTGTGCTGTCTCCAACTCAATTATTGCTGTTCAGGAAGGAGCAGTACAGGTTCAGGGAACGATAAACGGACTTGGTGAAAGGTGCGGAAATGCCAATCTCTGCTCCGTAATACCCAATCTCCAGATAAAGCTTGGCTACAGATGTCTTTCTGATGAAAACCTCAGAAAACTAAGGGATGTCTCAAGATTTGTCAACGAGATAGCCAATTTGAGACATTTCAAGCGTCAGCCCTTTGTTGGAGACAGCGCTTTTGCTCATAAGGCCGGGGTTCATGTAAGTGCCATACTAAAGAATCCTGAGACCTATGAACATATAAGGCCAGAGCTTGTTGGAAATTCTCAGAGGGTGCTTCTCAGTGACCTGGCAGGAAAGAGCAATATTATAAGAAAGGCACAGGAATTCGGCATAAGGCTTAATACTGATTCACCTGAATTGAAAGACCTCCTATCAACACTCAAGGAGCTTGAGAATCAGGGATTCCAGTTTGAGGCAGCAGAGGCATCCTTTGAACTCCTTATGAAAAAGCATCTCGGGCTTTACAGAAAATTTTTTGAACTACTTGGATTCAGGGTAATAGTGGAGAAGAGAAAGGATGGAAGTGAACCCTTCAGCGAGGCAACCATAATGGTTAAAGTAGCCGGTCATATAGAACATACAGCTGCAACAGGAGATGGACCGGTAAACGCCCTTGACAATGCTCTCAGAAAGGCGCTTGAGAGATTTTATCCAGCCCTAAAAAATGTAAAACTGCACGATTACAAGGTCAGGGTCCTACAGCCAGGAAAAGGAACCGCAGCTAAGGTGAGGGTCCTCATTGAATCAGGTGATGAGCATGAAAGATGGGGTACGGTAGGTGTATCAGAGAATATAATTGAGGCATCCTGGCAGGCCCTTGTTGATAGCATTGAATACAAACTTCTTAAGATAAAACAATAG
- a CDS encoding aspartate kinase, giving the protein MLIVQKYGGTSVASVERIKSVARRVVRTADEGHRIVVVVSAMAGETDKLIKLAHEVSDSPSDREMDLLLSSGERITTALTAMAIQALGKKAIALTGRQMGIITEPVHTKARIERIEADRAKKALDEGYIVVVAGFQGITENDDVTTLGRGGSDLTAVAIAAALNADLCEIYTDVDGVYTTDPNIVPEARKLDRISYEEMLELASLGAKVLQTRSVEFAMKYNVPVVVRSSFNDNPGTLVTKEDKDMEKVVVSGVAYDKNQSKITIKAVPDRPGIAAKLFKAIADANIVVDMIVQNVSSDGKAADISFTVPKTDAKKALAITEGIAKELGAQGVDMREDIAKVSIVGVGMRTHSGVAAKMFETLANHGINIMAISTSEIKVSCLIEAKYTELAVRVLHEAFELGKAANL; this is encoded by the coding sequence ATGCTCATTGTCCAGAAGTATGGCGGAACATCTGTTGCCAGTGTTGAAAGGATAAAGTCGGTGGCCAGGCGAGTGGTTAGAACTGCCGATGAGGGACACAGGATTGTTGTGGTTGTCTCCGCAATGGCTGGTGAGACAGACAAGCTCATAAAACTTGCCCATGAGGTCTCTGATTCTCCAAGTGATAGAGAGATGGATCTCCTGCTTTCATCCGGTGAGAGGATAACCACTGCCCTAACAGCTATGGCTATCCAGGCGCTAGGTAAAAAAGCTATCGCACTAACAGGAAGACAGATGGGTATCATAACAGAGCCGGTTCACACAAAGGCAAGGATTGAAAGAATTGAGGCAGACAGGGCAAAAAAGGCCCTTGACGAGGGTTATATAGTGGTCGTTGCTGGATTCCAAGGGATAACCGAGAACGATGATGTTACCACACTTGGAAGAGGTGGTTCTGACCTAACTGCTGTAGCTATTGCTGCTGCACTCAATGCAGACCTCTGTGAGATATACACAGATGTTGATGGAGTTTACACAACTGATCCAAATATAGTTCCTGAGGCAAGGAAGCTTGACAGAATTTCCTATGAAGAGATGCTTGAACTTGCAAGTCTCGGAGCAAAGGTGCTCCAGACAAGATCTGTGGAGTTTGCCATGAAATACAATGTGCCTGTTGTAGTTAGGTCAAGTTTTAACGACAATCCTGGGACACTTGTAACAAAGGAGGATAAAGATATGGAAAAGGTTGTGGTATCAGGCGTTGCCTATGACAAGAATCAATCAAAGATTACTATTAAGGCTGTTCCTGACAGACCAGGTATTGCAGCAAAACTTTTTAAAGCAATAGCAGATGCCAATATAGTTGTAGACATGATTGTTCAGAATGTATCAAGTGATGGAAAGGCAGCAGATATTTCCTTTACCGTACCCAAAACAGATGCTAAAAAAGCACTAGCCATAACTGAGGGTATAGCAAAGGAGCTGGGTGCACAGGGCGTTGATATGAGAGAGGATATCGCAAAGGTCTCTATTGTGGGAGTTGGTATGAGAACACATTCTGGTGTAGCGGCAAAGATGTTTGAGACATTAGCAAATCATGGTATAAATATAATGGCAATAAGTACATCAGAAATAAAGGTCTCCTGTCTTATTGAAGCAAAATATACAGAGCTTGCTGTAAGGGTTCTACATGAAGCCTTTGAGCTAGGAAAGGCAGCGAACCTATGA
- a CDS encoding DUF3553 domain-containing protein, with the protein MRLYLRVGDRVRHRKNHEWGVGEVIEERHSILEGGFCFVRIIFEDGIERTFINDLDNELCCYYYGIILI; encoded by the coding sequence TTGAGACTGTACCTTAGAGTTGGAGACAGGGTAAGACACAGAAAGAATCATGAATGGGGTGTCGGAGAGGTCATTGAAGAAAGACATTCTATTCTCGAAGGTGGATTCTGCTTTGTTAGAATCATTTTTGAAGATGGTATAGAGCGGACTTTCATAAATGACCTCGATAACGAGCTCTGCTGCTACTATTATGGAATTATCTTGATTTAA
- a CDS encoding tetratricopeptide repeat protein, with product MDKSGIIKEAQRHLAKGQIDKAISEFEKLLDLEDGNIYNMLGDLYLKKGDTRKAVDIYHRGARIYRDQGFYDKAKAIYKKLLNLNPSDYRATIALGELSEEKGLTPEAIKYYLVAADMLAREKKRDELANVYQRILNLSPSNLQMRIKVADLFYKEGLSGEAAKQYSVIGRLYQDSGDLNKARDYYEKAISINPSERGANLGLSEIYQKQGNYRGAIETLKRLLETSPDDVNLLTQYVNVLVEGGNVSLAEGELKKLIELDPSNVIAKKYLANLYLKQDRKEEAWNLIYPSLDQIISFDRNGIISILEELKDIEPAECTRKLIVIYRDTGNIDKAFEELVNLGDFYLSSGMTAEALNCYREAQTIRPDDPYVRTKLLEIETPSEEVEVIKVRTEEKGFEELLQEADIYLKFGVYEEARKRLEALKVQYPQEPEVHLKLKQLYIEIGDREMAVTECLALSEIYRRQGMMDEAEEYRREALSINPDDPRLVVFTESIGTGSPELEEEISKESLAERVEREKPLRDEYIEAFTEAEFYEKQGLMDEALKLYRKLQNIFPEDEEIAEKIESLLRMQSSFKPGIKEESSISAPSLSQELEPELINLTEALLPEEIIEEKEPELTDSVMDIFEEFKKGLEAQVKEEDSETHYNLGIAYKEMGFIDDAIKEFQLSRRDPARFIPSMSMLALCYKEKGFNKLAIETLEEALRGLDRKAEEYLAMKYELADVYEKDGDTEKAYDLFMEVYGIDSSFRDVSKRIESLKRTTRKNPFQEKPSSPDSDRKKKDRISYI from the coding sequence ATGGATAAATCAGGTATTATAAAGGAAGCGCAGAGACATCTAGCGAAAGGCCAGATAGATAAAGCCATCTCTGAGTTTGAAAAGCTGCTGGATTTAGAAGATGGTAATATCTACAATATGCTCGGAGATCTTTATCTCAAAAAAGGAGATACAAGAAAAGCAGTCGATATATACCATCGCGGTGCCAGAATATACAGAGATCAGGGTTTTTACGATAAGGCTAAAGCAATTTATAAAAAATTACTCAATCTAAATCCTTCCGATTACAGGGCTACCATCGCCCTTGGTGAGCTGAGCGAGGAAAAGGGTTTAACGCCGGAGGCAATTAAGTATTATCTAGTTGCTGCTGATATGCTCGCCAGGGAAAAAAAGAGAGATGAGCTTGCTAATGTTTATCAGAGAATTCTTAACCTCTCCCCCTCCAATCTTCAGATGAGGATAAAGGTGGCCGACCTTTTTTATAAAGAGGGTCTATCTGGTGAGGCAGCGAAGCAGTACAGTGTAATAGGAAGGCTTTATCAGGATTCAGGTGATCTTAACAAAGCAAGGGATTATTATGAGAAAGCAATATCCATTAATCCTTCTGAGAGAGGTGCAAATCTCGGTCTTTCAGAGATTTACCAGAAACAGGGTAATTACCGTGGTGCGATTGAAACCCTGAAGAGGTTGCTTGAAACCTCACCTGATGATGTGAATCTTCTCACCCAGTATGTGAATGTCCTTGTAGAAGGTGGCAATGTATCATTAGCCGAAGGTGAACTGAAGAAGCTTATAGAACTTGATCCTTCAAATGTTATTGCGAAAAAGTATCTGGCAAATCTTTATCTTAAACAGGACCGCAAGGAAGAGGCATGGAATCTCATATATCCATCACTTGACCAGATAATCTCTTTTGACAGAAATGGAATAATATCAATTCTTGAAGAACTTAAAGATATAGAGCCAGCAGAATGCACGAGAAAATTAATTGTTATATACAGAGACACAGGAAATATTGATAAAGCCTTTGAGGAGCTTGTAAATCTTGGTGATTTTTATTTAAGTTCTGGCATGACTGCGGAGGCTTTAAATTGTTATAGAGAGGCCCAGACCATCAGGCCCGATGATCCTTATGTAAGGACAAAACTACTTGAGATTGAGACACCTTCAGAGGAGGTTGAGGTTATTAAAGTCAGGACAGAAGAGAAGGGTTTTGAAGAACTTCTTCAGGAGGCTGATATATACCTTAAATTTGGAGTATATGAAGAGGCAAGAAAGAGGCTGGAGGCACTTAAAGTTCAGTATCCTCAGGAACCTGAGGTGCATCTGAAACTCAAACAGCTTTACATAGAGATCGGTGATAGAGAAATGGCTGTAACAGAATGTCTTGCCCTAAGTGAGATATATAGAAGGCAGGGTATGATGGATGAGGCAGAGGAATACAGGAGAGAGGCCCTTTCTATTAATCCTGATGATCCAAGACTGGTGGTATTCACAGAGTCTATCGGAACAGGAAGTCCGGAGCTGGAAGAAGAGATTTCTAAAGAAAGTCTTGCTGAAAGAGTAGAAAGAGAAAAGCCTTTAAGGGATGAATATATCGAAGCCTTCACTGAGGCAGAGTTTTATGAAAAACAGGGTCTAATGGATGAAGCTCTTAAGCTTTACAGAAAACTGCAGAACATTTTTCCGGAAGATGAGGAAATTGCGGAAAAGATTGAAAGTCTCCTCAGGATGCAGAGCTCTTTTAAGCCCGGGATTAAGGAAGAGTCTTCTATTTCTGCACCATCCCTTTCTCAAGAGCTTGAGCCCGAGCTTATAAATCTGACAGAGGCTTTATTACCAGAAGAAATTATTGAAGAGAAAGAACCAGAGCTTACAGATTCAGTAATGGATATATTTGAAGAGTTTAAAAAGGGTCTCGAGGCTCAGGTTAAGGAAGAGGATTCTGAGACTCATTACAATCTTGGTATTGCCTATAAGGAGATGGGTTTTATAGATGATGCAATAAAAGAATTTCAGCTTTCAAGGAGAGATCCTGCACGGTTCATACCATCCATGAGCATGCTTGCCCTTTGTTATAAAGAGAAAGGTTTCAATAAACTTGCAATAGAGACCCTTGAGGAGGCTTTAAGAGGGCTTGACAGAAAGGCAGAGGAATATCTTGCCATGAAATACGAGCTTGCTGATGTTTATGAGAAGGATGGTGATACTGAAAAGGCCTATGATTTATTCATGGAAGTTTACGGTATAGATTCTTCCTTCAGGGATGTATCAAAGAGAATAGAAAGCTTAAAAAGAACTACCAGAAAAAATCCTTTCCAGGAAAAGCCTTCCTCTCCTGATTCTGATAGAAAGAAAAAAGACAGGATCTCATATATCTGA